A window of Pectobacterium carotovorum genomic DNA:
GCTGGATATGTACAAAGAGGTCAACACTGGCACTAACCTGCCCGCGCAGATTGACCTCTACAGTACCGAAGGCGAAGACTATAAGTTCCTGTTCGTCACCAAAGGCGGCGGTTCAGCCAATAAAACCTACCTGTATCAGGAAACCAAAGCGCTGTTGACGCCGGGTAAACTGAAAAGCTTCCTGATCGAGAAAATGCGCTCGCTGGGTACCGCGGCCTGCCCGCCGTACCATATCGCGTTTGTCATTGGCGGCACCTCGGCAGAAACCACGCTGAAAACCGTTAAGCTGGCGTCGACCAAGTACTACGACGAACTGCCGACCGAGGGCAACGAGCACGGTCAGGCGTTCCGCGATGTCACGCTGGAGCAGGAGATTCTGGAAGCCGCGCGCGATCTGGGTCTGGGCGCACAGTTTGGCGGGAAATACTTTGCACACGACGTGCGGATTATCCGCCTGCCGCGCCACGGTGCCTCTTGCCCCGTCGGTATGGGCGTGTCCTGTTCCGCTGACCGTAACATCAAAGGCAAGATCAACCGCAAAGGCGTCTGGCTGGAACAGTTAGAGCAGAATCCGGGCAAATATATCCCTGAGCACCTGCGCGAAACGGGCGAAGGCGATGCGGTTAAAATCGACCTGAACCGTCCGATGGCCGAGATCCTGAAAACGCTGTCGCAGTATCCGGTATCCACCCGTCTTTCTCTGACCGGCACCATCATCGTGGGCCGTGACATTGCTCACGCCAAGCTGAAGGAACGTCTGGATAACGGCGAAGGCCTGCCGCAGTACATCAAAGATCACCCGATTTACTACGCAGGCCCGGCGAAAACGCCAGAAGGCTACCCGTCCGGCTCGTTAGGCCCGACCACCGCTGGCCGCATGGATTCCTACGTCGATTTACTGCAAGCCAACGGCGGCAGCATGATCATGCTGGCGAAAGGCAACCGCAGTCAGCAGGTCACCGACGCGTGCCATAAACACGGCGGCTTCTACCTCGGCAGCATTGGCGGCCCAGCAGCGATTCTGGCGCAGAACAGCATCAAGAGCCTGACCTGCGTGGAATACCCTGAACTGGGTATGGAAGCTATCTGGAAAATCGAAGTCGAAGATTTCCCTGCCTTTATTCTGGTCGATGATAAAGGCAACGATTTCTTCCAGGTGATTCAGAGCGCCAAGTGCGTGAAATGCGGTTAACTAAGTCCTACGGCGGTTAGAGATTAACCGCCAACGCTCACCGAGCGAGAGTAACGGATAGATCGTAAAGTCGCTGTAAACACATCCCTGTGCGCTCGGCTTGCGCCATCCCTGGCGCAAACGCTTTACTCTTCTATTCCGTTACTCCCGTTTTCGTTCGGTAAATAGGTTTGTCTACGACCTACAACGCCCTGACCGTTCGTCTGGGCGTTTTTTTATTTAATGCCTAACCGCTTCGCCAGACGGTGCAGGTTGCCGCTGTCCATTTCCAGTTCTCTGGCGCAGGATGACCAGTTGCCCTCATGGCGCGTCAGCGTTTGTTGGATGACCCGACGCTGATAGTCGTCCGTTGCTTCTCGCAGCCCGCCGCTGATGAAAGACGCTGGCTCTATCTCGATAGCATTCGACGATCCCGTGGCGGAATGAGCAGGTTGAGCGGGAAGTTCAAGATTGAAATGCTCACGCCCCAACAGCACCTCGCCCGACTCCTGCCCTGCTCTCGCCAGCACAGTGGCACGATAAATGGCGTGTTCCAGCTCGCGCACATTTCCCGGCCAGTCATATTGTTCCAGTAGCGCCCCCGCGTCGGCCGTCAACGCCAGACGCGCCAGCCCCAGCTGCACGCGACTGCGTTCACAGAAGAACCCCGCTAACAGCGCCACATCCTGACGACGCTCGCGCAGCGGCGGTACGGAAAGCGGGAACACGCTCAGACGGTGGAACAAGTCGGCACGGAAAGCGCCATCCAGCACCGCCTGCCGCAGATCGCGGTTGGTTGCCGCCAGCACGCGCACGTTCACTTTAAGGCTGCTGTCATCACCCACGCGCTGGAGATCGCCATACTGCAATACGCGCAGCAGCTTCGCCTGTAGTGTCAGAGACAGTTCGCCAATCTCATCCAGAAACAGCGTGCCGTTATCCGCCATCTCAAACTTGCCGGTTCGATGATGGATCGCTCCGGTAAACGCGCCCTTAACATGACCAAACAGCTCACTCTCCGCTACCGACTCCGGCAGCGCGGCGCAGTTCAGGTACACCAGAGGATGACTTGCCCGGCTGGAACCGCGATGAATCGCCCGCGCCACCAGCTCTTTACCGACGCCGGTTTCTCCCATGATCAGCACGTTCAGGTCGGAACCCGCGACGATATCAACCTCTTTCTTTAGCCGCTGCATCGGTTCTGACAGCCCAACCATTTCATCCACGCTTTCCGCCGCCGGACTTTCGGCCCGCACCGGCGCGGGCAACTGCCGCTCAAGACGTTCCATCAGCAGCGCGTTACTCAGCGCCGCCGCCGCCATCGCCCCCACCAGCCGCAGTTCTTCATCGCTAAAATGGTCGAACTGACACGGATCCATACCGTCCACGGTCAGCGCGCCGATCAGGTTCTGATTGGCAAACAGCGGCAAGCCAACGCAGGCATGTACCTTAAGATCCTCCTGACTGGGGATCAGACCGTCATACGGATCGGGAAGCTGGCTGTCCGCCGGAAAGCGCACCACGTCACCCGCGCGGGCAATCGCCTCCAAACGGGGATGATCGGACAGACGAAAGCGTCGCCCCAGCACGTCCGGCGCCAGACCGTCGATCGCCAAGGGACGGAACAGCTGATTCTCGTAACGCAGCAGCGCCGAGGCATCGCAGCGCAGCAGCTGGCGCAGGCTGTTGATTAAGCGCTGGAAACGGTCCTGATTTGATAGCCCCATTTGCAGCTCGATAGCAATACGGGCAAGGGCGTTAATAGAGAGCGTCATGGTGTGTCCTAATGACAGATACTGTGTCATTAAGACAATAGAGAGACAATGTCATTTTGACAATGATTATTTATTAAAACCATACAAATCAACAAATTAAAAACTGGCACACTTCCTGCAATCTCTACAGCATATCCCCGACTATGACTACTGAGGTTTCAGAACATGACAATTCACGTTAAGAACAATATCCACTGGGTTGGACAACGCGACTGGGAAGTCCGTGACTTTCACGGCACCGAATACAAAACGCTGCAAGGCAGCAGCTACAACAGCTACCTGATCCGCGAAGAGAAAACCGTGCTGATCGATACCGTCGATCACAAATTCAGCCGTGAGTTTGTACAAAACCTGATGGCGGAAGTGGATCTGAACACGATTGAC
This region includes:
- a CDS encoding fumarate hydratase; this encodes MSNKPFYYQDPFPLSKDDTEYRLLSSDFVSVAQFEGQDILKIEPAALTLLAQQAFHDASFMLRPAHQQQVADILHDPEASENDKYVALQFLRNSEISAKGILPTCQDTGTAIIVGKKGQNVWTGGNDAEALSKGVYNTFVEDNLRYSQNAALDMYKEVNTGTNLPAQIDLYSTEGEDYKFLFVTKGGGSANKTYLYQETKALLTPGKLKSFLIEKMRSLGTAACPPYHIAFVIGGTSAETTLKTVKLASTKYYDELPTEGNEHGQAFRDVTLEQEILEAARDLGLGAQFGGKYFAHDVRIIRLPRHGASCPVGMGVSCSADRNIKGKINRKGVWLEQLEQNPGKYIPEHLRETGEGDAVKIDLNRPMAEILKTLSQYPVSTRLSLTGTIIVGRDIAHAKLKERLDNGEGLPQYIKDHPIYYAGPAKTPEGYPSGSLGPTTAGRMDSYVDLLQANGGSMIMLAKGNRSQQVTDACHKHGGFYLGSIGGPAAILAQNSIKSLTCVEYPELGMEAIWKIEVEDFPAFILVDDKGNDFFQVIQSAKCVKCG
- the norR gene encoding nitric oxide reductase transcriptional regulator NorR, whose product is MTLSINALARIAIELQMGLSNQDRFQRLINSLRQLLRCDASALLRYENQLFRPLAIDGLAPDVLGRRFRLSDHPRLEAIARAGDVVRFPADSQLPDPYDGLIPSQEDLKVHACVGLPLFANQNLIGALTVDGMDPCQFDHFSDEELRLVGAMAAAALSNALLMERLERQLPAPVRAESPAAESVDEMVGLSEPMQRLKKEVDIVAGSDLNVLIMGETGVGKELVARAIHRGSSRASHPLVYLNCAALPESVAESELFGHVKGAFTGAIHHRTGKFEMADNGTLFLDEIGELSLTLQAKLLRVLQYGDLQRVGDDSSLKVNVRVLAATNRDLRQAVLDGAFRADLFHRLSVFPLSVPPLRERRQDVALLAGFFCERSRVQLGLARLALTADAGALLEQYDWPGNVRELEHAIYRATVLARAGQESGEVLLGREHFNLELPAQPAHSATGSSNAIEIEPASFISGGLREATDDYQRRVIQQTLTRHEGNWSSCARELEMDSGNLHRLAKRLGIK